A single genomic interval of Deltaproteobacteria bacterium harbors:
- the fdhF gene encoding formate dehydrogenase subunit alpha, with translation MPNERDGRQLQLSIDDAPCAARPGSTVLETLSRAGMHLPQLCHDPRLTPRGVCRLCLVHLDGQERPVPACTTLVRDGMSVRVRTPELESMRHMVLEEFAWRYPADAVARAPEKPLHQAFHAYGVLGELRGDRDPALIDDSHPYLHVDLNQCIECYRCVRICDELQGQFVWRILNRGARTRVAPDGGKSLRESSCVGCGACADSCPTGAIEDRTLLSAALPSTWTRTTCPYCGVGCELDVGARDGRIVNIKPTRDAPVNKGHLCVKGRYAFGYLRSSDRVTTPLIREGGRWLDASWSEAIGHVAEELARIKKEHGPDALAVLGSARATNEENYVAQKFARVVLGTNNVDCCARVCHAPSAAALKAMLGTGAATNSFDDIERARCILICGANATENHPVVGARIKQAALRGARLVVIDPRRIELADHAEVHLQPRPGTNVPLFNAMAHTLLAEGLVDRAFLAERVDGVEELRSFLATWTPERAAQLCGVDAEAIRRAARVYATHAPAMSFHGLGLTEHVQGTESVMALVNLALLTGNLGKPGAGVNPLRGQNNVQGSAHMGCEPANLTGYVPLEQARERFEKAWSSPLPRTRGLDLMEMSDAARDRRLHALWAIGYDVLLTNPDERATREAFSAMDLVVVQDLFLNETARELGHVFLPVSASYEKDGTFMNAERRVQRVRQAVEPPSGVKTDWAIVCEVAAAMGHAKGFAFQSAEEIWDEVRSVWTAGAGLSYRRLEPSGLQWPCPAEDHPGTQVLHQGAFAIGPRASLRRIEFKPTPEATTAEFPFVLITGRTLYQFNAGTMTGRTRNLELRPRDVLAMSPADAARLGLREGARIRIRSRHGETALPVSIDDRVAPGQLFATFHTVEAFLNRVTSDQRDALTNTPEYKVTAVALQSEA, from the coding sequence ATGCCAAACGAGCGCGACGGTCGCCAACTGCAGCTCTCCATCGACGACGCGCCATGCGCCGCGCGGCCCGGCTCCACCGTGCTCGAAACGCTCAGCCGAGCGGGCATGCACCTGCCTCAGCTCTGCCACGATCCGCGCCTGACGCCTCGCGGCGTGTGCCGGCTCTGCCTGGTCCACCTGGACGGCCAAGAGCGACCGGTGCCGGCGTGCACCACGCTGGTGCGGGACGGCATGTCCGTCCGCGTTCGCACGCCCGAGCTGGAGTCGATGCGGCACATGGTGCTCGAGGAGTTCGCCTGGCGCTACCCAGCCGACGCGGTTGCCCGCGCGCCCGAGAAGCCGCTGCACCAGGCGTTCCACGCATACGGCGTGCTCGGCGAGCTCCGCGGCGACCGCGATCCCGCGCTCATCGACGACTCGCACCCGTACCTGCACGTCGACCTCAACCAGTGCATCGAGTGCTACCGCTGCGTGCGCATCTGCGACGAGCTGCAGGGCCAGTTCGTGTGGCGCATCCTGAACCGCGGCGCGCGCACGCGCGTGGCACCCGACGGCGGCAAGTCCTTGCGCGAGAGCTCGTGCGTGGGCTGCGGCGCCTGCGCCGACAGCTGCCCCACCGGCGCCATCGAGGACCGCACCCTCCTCTCGGCCGCACTGCCCTCGACGTGGACGCGCACCACCTGCCCGTACTGCGGCGTAGGCTGCGAGCTCGACGTGGGCGCGCGCGACGGTCGCATCGTCAACATCAAGCCCACGCGCGACGCGCCGGTGAACAAGGGCCACCTCTGCGTGAAGGGCCGCTACGCGTTCGGCTACCTCCGCTCGAGTGACCGGGTGACCACGCCGCTCATCCGCGAAGGCGGACGCTGGCTCGATGCGAGCTGGTCGGAGGCCATCGGCCACGTGGCGGAGGAGCTCGCACGCATCAAGAAGGAGCATGGCCCCGACGCGCTCGCTGTGCTCGGCTCGGCGCGCGCGACCAACGAGGAGAACTACGTGGCGCAGAAGTTCGCGCGCGTGGTGTTGGGGACCAATAACGTGGATTGCTGCGCGCGCGTCTGCCACGCGCCCAGCGCCGCCGCGCTCAAGGCCATGCTCGGCACCGGCGCGGCCACCAACTCCTTCGACGACATCGAGCGCGCGCGCTGCATCCTCATCTGCGGCGCCAACGCCACCGAGAACCACCCGGTGGTCGGCGCGCGCATCAAGCAGGCGGCGCTCCGCGGCGCCCGGCTGGTGGTCATCGATCCGCGGCGCATCGAGCTCGCCGACCACGCCGAGGTGCACCTGCAGCCGCGCCCGGGCACCAACGTGCCGCTCTTCAACGCCATGGCGCACACGCTGCTCGCCGAGGGCCTCGTGGACCGCGCGTTTCTGGCCGAGCGCGTCGACGGCGTGGAGGAGCTGCGCAGCTTCCTCGCGACCTGGACGCCCGAGCGCGCGGCGCAGCTCTGCGGCGTGGACGCCGAGGCCATCCGCCGGGCGGCGCGCGTGTACGCGACGCACGCGCCGGCGATGTCGTTCCACGGGCTGGGGCTGACCGAGCATGTGCAGGGCACCGAGTCGGTGATGGCGCTGGTGAACCTGGCGCTCCTCACCGGCAACCTCGGCAAGCCCGGGGCAGGGGTGAACCCGCTGCGCGGCCAGAACAACGTGCAAGGCTCGGCGCACATGGGGTGCGAGCCCGCGAACCTCACCGGCTACGTGCCGCTGGAGCAGGCGCGCGAGCGCTTCGAGAAGGCCTGGTCGAGCCCGCTGCCGCGCACCCGCGGGCTGGACTTGATGGAGATGTCCGACGCCGCGCGCGACCGCCGGCTGCACGCGCTCTGGGCCATCGGCTACGACGTCCTCCTCACCAACCCCGACGAGCGCGCCACCCGCGAGGCCTTCTCCGCGATGGACCTCGTGGTGGTGCAGGACCTGTTCCTCAACGAGACCGCGCGCGAGCTGGGGCACGTGTTCCTTCCCGTGTCGGCGTCGTACGAGAAGGACGGCACCTTCATGAACGCCGAGCGGCGCGTGCAGCGGGTGCGCCAGGCCGTCGAGCCGCCGAGCGGAGTGAAGACCGACTGGGCCATCGTCTGCGAGGTCGCCGCGGCGATGGGGCACGCAAAGGGCTTCGCCTTCCAGTCCGCCGAGGAGATCTGGGACGAGGTGCGCTCGGTCTGGACCGCGGGCGCGGGCCTGAGCTACCGGCGCCTGGAGCCGAGCGGCCTGCAGTGGCCCTGCCCCGCAGAGGATCACCCGGGCACGCAGGTGCTGCACCAGGGTGCGTTCGCCATCGGCCCGCGCGCGAGCCTGCGTCGCATCGAGTTCAAACCCACGCCCGAGGCCACGACCGCCGAGTTCCCCTTCGTTCTGATCACCGGGCGCACGCTCTACCAGTTCAACGCCGGCACCATGACCGGGCGCACCCGGAATCTGGAGCTCCGTCCGCGCGACGTACTGGCCATGTCCCCGGCCGACGCCGCGCGGCTGGGGCTCCGCGAAGGCGCGCGCATCCGCATTCGAAGCCGCCACGGCGAGACCGCGCTCCCAGTCTCGATCGACGACCGCGTGGCGCCAGGGCAGCTCTTTGCCACCTTCCACACGGTCGAGGCCTTCCTCAACCGGGTGACCAGCGACCAGCGTGACGCGCTCACGAATACGCCCGAGTACAAGGTCACTGCGGTCGCGCTCCAGTCCGAGGCCTGA
- a CDS encoding fructose 1,6-bisphosphatase: MKVTLSVIKADVGSIGGHLAPSARLLEVVRAHVRKAVGELLIDAFVSSTGDDIALLMTHRHGINHKAVHKLAWDTFLAGTQVAREQGLYGAGQDLLKEAFSGNVRGMGPASAEMEIEERPNEPFLFFAADKTDPGAFNLPLYLAFADPMNTPGLLLSPKMSKGFKFVIMDVSHVAGDRIIELNAPEELYDIAALLRDPERFVVESVWSRATNEQAVVVATSRLHNIAGKYTGKDDPVMLVRVQMNFPATGEVLEPFATGHFVAGSMRGSHQMPLMPVTQGSPTSYFDGPPLVTAAALCVHEGKLTEPVDAFAHPFWEPVRDRVATKAMEMRRQGFFGAAMLPMSELEYTGIKEKLERLEKRFLVRS; this comes from the coding sequence ATGAAGGTCACGCTGAGCGTCATCAAGGCGGATGTCGGTTCCATCGGCGGGCACCTCGCGCCTTCGGCCCGACTGCTCGAGGTGGTACGGGCGCATGTCCGCAAGGCCGTCGGCGAGCTGCTCATCGACGCGTTCGTCAGCTCGACCGGTGACGACATCGCCCTCCTCATGACCCATCGCCATGGGATCAACCACAAGGCCGTCCATAAGCTCGCTTGGGACACCTTCCTGGCAGGGACCCAGGTGGCGCGCGAGCAAGGCCTCTATGGCGCTGGCCAAGATCTCCTGAAGGAGGCCTTCTCGGGCAACGTGCGCGGGATGGGGCCCGCCTCGGCGGAGATGGAGATCGAGGAGCGGCCCAATGAGCCCTTCCTCTTCTTCGCCGCCGACAAGACCGACCCCGGCGCCTTCAATCTGCCGCTGTATCTGGCGTTCGCCGACCCCATGAACACACCCGGGCTGCTGCTCTCCCCAAAGATGAGCAAGGGCTTCAAGTTCGTGATCATGGATGTGAGCCACGTCGCGGGCGACCGGATCATCGAGCTCAACGCGCCCGAGGAGCTCTACGACATCGCTGCGCTGCTTCGGGATCCCGAGCGGTTCGTCGTGGAGTCGGTGTGGTCGCGCGCGACCAACGAGCAGGCCGTGGTGGTGGCCACGTCGCGGCTGCACAACATCGCGGGCAAGTACACCGGCAAGGACGACCCGGTGATGCTCGTGCGGGTGCAGATGAACTTCCCCGCGACCGGCGAGGTGCTCGAGCCCTTCGCCACGGGGCACTTCGTCGCCGGCTCGATGCGCGGCTCGCACCAGATGCCGCTGATGCCCGTCACCCAGGGCTCGCCCACGAGCTACTTCGACGGCCCGCCGCTCGTGACCGCCGCGGCGCTCTGCGTCCACGAGGGCAAGCTCACCGAGCCCGTCGACGCCTTCGCCCACCCGTTCTGGGAGCCGGTGCGCGACCGGGTGGCCACCAAGGCGATGGAGATGCGGCGGCAGGGCTTCTTCGGCGCCGCCATGCTGCCCATGAGCGAGCTCGAGTACACCGGCATCAAGGAGAAGCTGGAGCGGCTGGAGAAGAGGTTCCTGGTCCGCTCGTGA
- a CDS encoding patatin-like phospholipase family protein encodes MALGLVFSGGAARGAYEVGVLRHLVEHVLPDVGGTWPFQVLCGTSAGAIHACAMAAGAHEPAAAARMLADRWLGFEVDRFVRPDLRALVATLTALLGRPRRGRTARQRGLLDPASVAELVAQIPFGQLGPNLAQGRVTGVSVSTTHVATGRTVVFTQRRERTVAARSSDPTVVTREVVLGPEHAMASAAIPLLFPAVRIDGDHYCDGGLRQDVPLSPARHLGADALLVVSPRHVAADDLDARRAHEEAFLDPVFLAGKALNALLLDGFDSDVYRLEQINGLLAAGERRFGPGYLDALNDELGRSGPDALRVVQAQVVRASVDLGRLAGEVVRTREFRRRATGLVGRALVRLAEGPRGDQADLLSYLLFDRAFSGPLIELGQLDAARSHESLCRLVAGQEPSPPPRSIEVDHPEPR; translated from the coding sequence ATGGCACTGGGCCTGGTGTTCTCAGGCGGGGCGGCGCGCGGCGCCTATGAAGTGGGCGTGCTGCGCCACCTGGTGGAGCACGTGCTCCCCGACGTCGGTGGCACCTGGCCCTTCCAGGTCCTGTGCGGGACGTCGGCCGGCGCGATCCACGCCTGTGCCATGGCCGCGGGCGCGCACGAGCCGGCCGCCGCGGCGCGCATGCTGGCGGACCGCTGGCTCGGCTTCGAGGTCGACCGCTTCGTGCGCCCCGATCTGCGCGCGCTGGTGGCCACGCTGACCGCGCTCCTGGGCCGGCCCCGGCGCGGGCGCACCGCGAGGCAGCGCGGCCTGCTGGACCCGGCGAGCGTGGCCGAGCTGGTGGCGCAGATTCCCTTCGGGCAGCTCGGCCCGAACCTGGCCCAGGGGCGGGTGACCGGGGTGAGCGTGAGCACCACCCACGTGGCCACCGGCCGCACCGTGGTCTTCACCCAGCGCCGGGAGCGCACTGTCGCCGCGCGCTCCTCCGATCCCACGGTGGTGACCCGGGAGGTGGTGCTGGGTCCCGAGCACGCCATGGCCTCGGCGGCGATCCCCTTGCTCTTCCCGGCCGTGCGCATCGACGGCGATCACTACTGCGACGGCGGATTGCGGCAGGACGTCCCGCTCTCGCCCGCCCGGCACCTGGGCGCCGACGCGCTGCTGGTGGTGAGCCCGCGGCACGTCGCTGCGGACGACCTGGACGCGCGCCGTGCCCACGAGGAGGCGTTCCTCGACCCGGTGTTCCTCGCGGGCAAGGCGCTCAACGCGCTCCTCCTCGACGGCTTCGACTCCGATGTGTACCGCCTGGAGCAGATCAACGGCCTGCTGGCCGCGGGCGAGCGCCGCTTTGGCCCGGGATACCTCGACGCGCTGAACGACGAGCTGGGCCGCTCCGGCCCGGACGCGCTGCGGGTGGTGCAGGCCCAGGTGGTGCGGGCCAGCGTGGATCTCGGCCGCCTCGCCGGAGAGGTGGTGCGCACGCGCGAGTTCCGGCGCCGCGCCACCGGGCTCGTGGGCCGCGCGCTGGTGCGGCTCGCCGAGGGGCCTCGCGGCGACCAGGCCGACCTGCTCTCGTACCTCCTGTTCGACCGCGCATTCTCCGGGCCGCTCATCGAGCTCGGCCAACTGGACGCCGCGCGGAGCCACGAGTCGCTGTGCCGACTCGTCGCCGGCCAGGAGCCGTCGCCCCCGCCCCGGTCGATCGAGGTCGATCATCCGGAACCGCGGTGA
- a CDS encoding acyl carrier protein — MTRDEIHAHVLGALREVAPEVDAGSLPRSADLRDAADLDSMDFLRFLLGLSTRTGVEIAEPDYPKVRTLEDLEAFLLNRAPSGEPAGPSH, encoded by the coding sequence GTGACCCGCGATGAGATTCACGCGCACGTCCTCGGTGCACTTCGCGAGGTGGCTCCCGAGGTGGATGCCGGGAGCCTCCCGCGGAGCGCGGATCTCCGCGACGCCGCAGACCTCGACTCGATGGACTTCCTGCGCTTCCTCCTCGGGCTGAGCACGAGGACCGGTGTCGAGATCGCCGAGCCCGATTACCCGAAGGTTCGAACGCTGGAGGATCTCGAGGCCTTTCTCCTGAATCGAGCGCCGAGCGGCGAGCCCGCCGGCCCATCACACTGA
- a CDS encoding 2-oxo acid dehydrogenase subunit E2 → MGDFRMPSLGADMDAATLVAWKKRLGEEVARGEIIAVVETEKGAIDVECWEHGTLDAIRVEVGAKVPVGTVLAHVHVPGEATAPSAHEGPEAKAPPPAPAPASPVARPVAGPRLRVSPAARKLAAELGVPLEQVRGTGIGGAIQREDVASYASAAASPTATADRTAAMRHAIGAAVSRSKREIPHYYLASEVDLTRCFDWLTRENAARTLAERVLPAAVLLAAVARAAVEVPGFNGHWVDGAFRPQSTVALGVAVSLRPSGLVVVAVRDAEKLSVVQLYQALEQAAGRARSGALRSSDLELATLTVSQLGDRGADMVQGVIFPPQVALVGIGRIRQHGSAAGATERRTAWFTLAADHRVTDGHAGSRFLATIDRLLQAPEAL, encoded by the coding sequence ATGGGTGACTTTCGTATGCCGTCGCTGGGGGCCGACATGGACGCCGCCACCCTGGTGGCCTGGAAGAAGCGGCTGGGCGAGGAGGTGGCGCGCGGGGAGATCATCGCCGTGGTCGAGACCGAGAAGGGCGCCATCGACGTCGAATGCTGGGAGCACGGGACGCTCGACGCCATCCGGGTCGAGGTGGGAGCCAAGGTCCCCGTGGGCACGGTGCTCGCGCACGTGCACGTGCCCGGCGAGGCCACCGCCCCGTCCGCTCACGAAGGGCCGGAGGCAAAGGCGCCTCCTCCAGCGCCGGCGCCAGCCTCGCCGGTTGCCCGCCCCGTCGCAGGCCCCAGGCTCCGCGTCTCACCCGCAGCGCGGAAGCTCGCCGCGGAGCTCGGCGTCCCGCTCGAGCAGGTGCGGGGCACGGGGATTGGCGGCGCCATCCAGCGCGAGGACGTGGCCAGCTACGCGAGCGCCGCGGCTTCCCCAACGGCGACCGCAGATCGCACCGCGGCCATGCGCCACGCCATCGGCGCCGCGGTGAGCCGGTCCAAGCGCGAGATCCCCCACTACTACCTGGCCAGCGAGGTCGACCTGACCCGCTGCTTCGACTGGCTCACCCGCGAGAACGCGGCACGAACCCTCGCCGAGCGGGTGCTGCCCGCAGCGGTGCTGCTCGCTGCGGTGGCGCGGGCCGCGGTGGAGGTCCCTGGCTTCAACGGCCACTGGGTCGACGGCGCCTTCCGGCCTCAATCCACCGTGGCGCTCGGGGTGGCGGTCTCGCTGCGGCCGAGCGGGCTGGTGGTGGTGGCCGTGCGCGACGCGGAGAAGCTCTCCGTGGTTCAGCTCTACCAGGCCCTCGAACAAGCCGCTGGGCGCGCCCGGAGCGGCGCCCTGCGCAGCTCGGATCTCGAGCTCGCCACCCTGACCGTCTCCCAGCTCGGCGACCGGGGCGCGGACATGGTCCAGGGCGTCATCTTTCCGCCGCAGGTCGCGCTGGTGGGCATCGGGCGGATCCGACAGCACGGCTCGGCGGCAGGAGCGACCGAGCGCCGCACGGCGTGGTTCACGCTCGCGGCCGACCATCGCGTCACCGATGGCCACGCCGGCAGCCGGTTTCTCGCCACCATTGACCGCCTCCTTCAAGCGCCGGAGGCGTTGTGA
- a CDS encoding alpha-ketoacid dehydrogenase subunit beta, whose protein sequence is MSAPGATTYREALRAAHREALQRDPRVFVMGEDVGRYGGAYAVTRGLLAEFGPERIRDTPLSESVFVGAGIGAAIGGMRPIVEVMTCNFALLALDQIVNNAATLRHMSGGQLGVPLVIRMATGAGRQVAAQHSHSFEGWFAHIPGIKVLVPATLEDARGMLWTALQDPDPVLICEHATLYNASGELAPNAGAVEIDRAAIRRAGQDLSVITYGGSLAKVLAAAAELDREGISAEVLDLRTLRPLDDRTILESVRRTRRALIVDEGWRSGSISAEISARLMESGFFDLDAPVARVCSLEVPVPYPHHLEEACLPQVEGIVRAAKESLGHG, encoded by the coding sequence ATGAGCGCGCCCGGGGCGACCACCTATCGGGAGGCCCTGCGGGCCGCCCACCGCGAGGCCCTCCAGCGCGACCCGCGCGTGTTCGTCATGGGCGAAGACGTGGGCCGCTACGGCGGCGCCTATGCGGTGACCCGGGGGCTGCTCGCCGAGTTCGGGCCCGAGCGCATTCGCGACACGCCGCTCTCGGAGTCGGTCTTCGTGGGGGCGGGCATCGGCGCGGCCATCGGCGGCATGCGCCCCATCGTGGAGGTGATGACCTGCAACTTCGCGCTCCTCGCGCTCGATCAGATCGTCAACAACGCCGCCACGCTTCGACACATGTCCGGCGGCCAGCTGGGTGTGCCCCTGGTGATTCGCATGGCCACCGGCGCGGGCCGGCAGGTCGCCGCGCAGCACTCGCACAGCTTCGAGGGTTGGTTCGCCCACATTCCCGGGATCAAGGTGCTCGTCCCGGCCACGCTCGAGGACGCGCGGGGCATGCTCTGGACCGCGCTCCAGGATCCCGACCCGGTGCTCATCTGCGAGCACGCCACGCTCTACAACGCCTCGGGCGAGCTCGCGCCCAACGCGGGCGCGGTGGAGATCGACCGCGCCGCCATTCGCCGCGCGGGCCAGGACCTCTCGGTCATCACCTACGGCGGCTCGCTGGCCAAGGTCCTCGCCGCCGCCGCCGAGCTCGACCGCGAGGGCATCTCGGCCGAGGTGTTGGACCTGCGCACCCTGCGCCCGCTCGACGATCGGACCATCCTGGAGTCCGTCCGCCGCACGCGCCGCGCGCTGATCGTCGACGAGGGCTGGCGCAGCGGGAGCATCTCCGCGGAGATCAGCGCGCGCCTGATGGAGTCGGGCTTCTTCGACCTCGACGCGCCCGTGGCCCGCGTCTGCTCGCTCGAGGTGCCGGTGCCCTATCCCCACCACCTCGAGGAGGCCTGCCTCCCTCAGGTGGAAGGCATCGTCCGGGCCGCGAAGGAGTCGCTGGGCCATGGGTGA